The Pseudomonas azotoformans genome has a segment encoding these proteins:
- a CDS encoding NAD-dependent epimerase/dehydratase family protein, producing MNVLVTGGNGYIGMELCRVLVGLGHRVCALVRSVSNPIDGIQYFVGDLADGTCVEAALKNIECVVHLAGRAHVLSDGATNPLAEYRSINRDLSLSLAASAKEAGVARFLFISSIGVNGAVTNGHGFDEKASPAPATDYALSKLEAENGLRELLENSETELVIIRPPLVYGINAPGNFARLVKLVSVVPVLPFGSITNGRSLISLRNLVDFIVLCIHHKKAANHVFLVCDGHPISTPDIVRALAEGLGKRCFLLKVSPRLLRWFARLARKESIYSQLCESIVINNGKACALLSWRPDTDTYEALKRLAQSKRDSREVVKL from the coding sequence ATGAACGTTCTCGTCACTGGCGGAAATGGGTATATCGGCATGGAACTGTGCCGGGTTTTAGTCGGTCTTGGACATCGCGTATGTGCACTGGTGCGGTCGGTCTCTAACCCTATTGATGGCATTCAGTACTTCGTTGGCGATCTTGCGGACGGGACATGTGTGGAGGCTGCTCTTAAAAATATTGAATGTGTCGTGCATCTGGCAGGGCGTGCACATGTACTCAGTGATGGGGCGACTAATCCTCTCGCGGAATACCGAAGCATAAATAGAGACCTTTCGCTGTCGCTCGCTGCCAGTGCGAAAGAGGCAGGTGTTGCTCGCTTTCTGTTCATTAGCTCGATAGGTGTAAATGGAGCGGTAACCAATGGCCATGGTTTTGATGAGAAAGCAAGCCCTGCACCTGCAACTGACTATGCTTTGTCTAAACTAGAAGCTGAAAACGGATTGAGGGAGTTACTTGAAAATTCCGAAACAGAGTTGGTAATTATTCGTCCGCCCCTTGTATATGGTATCAATGCTCCTGGAAATTTTGCGCGTCTGGTTAAGCTTGTTTCTGTTGTCCCAGTGCTCCCATTTGGAAGTATTACTAATGGTCGTAGCTTGATTTCGTTGCGCAATCTCGTAGATTTCATTGTGCTTTGCATTCACCACAAAAAAGCGGCTAATCACGTTTTTTTAGTTTGTGATGGTCATCCAATATCGACCCCGGATATAGTTCGTGCACTTGCAGAAGGTTTAGGCAAGCGTTGTTTTTTACTGAAAGTATCTCCGCGGCTCCTTAGATGGTTTGCTAGATTGGCTCGTAAGGAATCTATTTATAGCCAGCTTTGTGAGTCGATTGTTATCAATAACGGTAAGGCTTGCGCATTGCTAAGCTGGCGCCCGGACACAGATACTTATGAGGCATTGAAACGGTTGGCCCAATCTAAAAGAGACTCGCGTGAAGTGGTCAAGCTTTAG
- a CDS encoding MraY family glycosyltransferase, which translates to MIYTGLFVLMLLSFGLTAALRRYALSQSMLDIPNARSSHQLPTPRGGGVAIVLSLMLFIPMLYWFGLTGWTSAVALVGSGVCVATIGFMDDHGHIAARWRLLGHFASASWAVFWLGGLPSIHVFSYTLDLGLFGDVLAIVYLVWLLNLYNFMDGINGIASTEAIFVCVAGTVLYLVTQHEEMIWVPLAVSFAVVGFLFWNFPVARIFMGDAGSGFLGVILAILSIQAAWTSPQLFWSWIILLGVFIVDATFTLLRRLLTGQKVYEAHRTHAYQYASRMFGSHSSVTLSVLCINLLWLFPIACFVALQKIDGVSAMLVAYFPLTLLALKFRAGKTESFE; encoded by the coding sequence ATGATTTATACAGGCTTGTTTGTCTTGATGCTGCTCTCGTTCGGATTGACCGCAGCGCTGCGACGTTATGCTTTGTCTCAAAGCATGCTCGATATCCCTAACGCTCGGAGTTCTCATCAACTCCCGACGCCTAGGGGAGGGGGTGTGGCGATTGTGCTATCGCTTATGCTTTTTATCCCTATGCTGTATTGGTTTGGTCTCACAGGATGGACCAGTGCCGTTGCGCTTGTCGGTTCAGGCGTATGCGTAGCGACTATTGGATTTATGGATGATCATGGGCATATCGCAGCACGATGGCGGCTATTGGGACATTTTGCTTCTGCATCTTGGGCGGTTTTTTGGCTTGGTGGCCTTCCAAGTATTCATGTTTTCAGCTATACCCTTGATCTTGGATTGTTTGGCGATGTATTAGCGATTGTTTATTTGGTTTGGTTGTTGAACCTCTACAATTTCATGGATGGTATAAACGGTATTGCCAGCACCGAGGCCATTTTTGTTTGCGTTGCAGGTACCGTACTATATTTAGTCACTCAGCATGAAGAAATGATTTGGGTGCCCTTGGCTGTATCTTTTGCAGTTGTCGGATTTTTGTTCTGGAATTTTCCTGTGGCCCGAATTTTTATGGGAGATGCGGGTAGCGGTTTTCTGGGTGTGATACTGGCAATTTTATCTATACAAGCTGCCTGGACGAGTCCTCAACTATTTTGGAGTTGGATTATTCTCTTGGGTGTTTTTATAGTCGACGCTACATTCACGTTACTCAGAAGGCTCTTAACTGGGCAAAAAGTTTATGAGGCTCATCGTACTCACGCCTATCAATATGCTTCCCGAATGTTCGGGAGTCACTCGTCGGTCACTCTTTCTGTGTTGTGTATTAATTTACTTTGGTTGTTTCCTATCGCTTGCTTCGTGGCATTACAGAAAATTGATGGTGTGTCAGCTATGTTAGTGGCTTATTTTCCTTTAACTCTGCTTGCCTTAAAATTTCGGGCTGGGAAGACAGAAAGTTTTGAATAG
- a CDS encoding DMT family transporter, which produces MKLAGQESLKSSGFAGQFITNPWLWMSLLFSGCGLLFWVIALRTIPLSKAYPWTALIYVLTPIASMVLFNDLLMTKQLIGLSCIVLGVLLTNWGVKNDHP; this is translated from the coding sequence ATGAAGCTTGCCGGCCAGGAATCCTTGAAAAGCTCAGGCTTTGCAGGACAATTTATAACTAATCCATGGCTATGGATGAGTCTATTATTCTCCGGTTGCGGGCTTCTATTCTGGGTGATTGCACTTCGTACCATACCACTTTCAAAAGCCTACCCTTGGACAGCCTTAATCTACGTTTTAACACCCATCGCAAGTATGGTTTTATTCAACGATCTGTTAATGACAAAACAACTCATTGGTTTAAGCTGTATTGTATTAGGTGTCTTGTTGACAAACTGGGGCGTTAAAAATGACCACCCCTGA
- a CDS encoding class I SAM-dependent methyltransferase: MSDTKVSTTKKNVSQFEEDVRNTGSYAYTAEVLSSRYANARISKSIHEAYNFSGKKVLDLGCGDGTYTVEFISLGVKEIIGVDPASAAVDAAKEKAAKLGIENKAKFETGNIYELDELLQQHDFDCIVIRGVLHHLPDPAKAIAGLSNFSGAIVILEPNGNNPVLKLLERFSKYHIDHEERSFFPSLIRSWLVDANFKVRSTKFLNLVPMFCPDWMANLLERCTPIAEKLPALRNFACGQIVIVAEK, encoded by the coding sequence ATGTCCGATACAAAAGTTTCAACCACAAAGAAGAACGTCAGCCAATTTGAAGAAGATGTCCGAAACACCGGTTCATATGCCTACACAGCCGAAGTGCTCTCTTCTCGTTACGCAAACGCACGGATCAGTAAATCGATACACGAAGCCTATAACTTTTCGGGCAAAAAGGTACTAGACCTAGGGTGCGGTGATGGAACATATACCGTGGAATTCATATCCTTAGGTGTTAAAGAAATTATTGGCGTCGATCCTGCAAGTGCGGCGGTAGATGCAGCGAAGGAAAAAGCAGCGAAGCTTGGCATTGAAAACAAAGCAAAGTTCGAAACAGGCAACATCTATGAACTTGATGAGCTCTTACAGCAGCATGATTTTGATTGCATCGTGATTCGTGGCGTATTGCACCATCTTCCAGATCCCGCCAAAGCCATTGCAGGACTCTCTAATTTTAGTGGCGCGATAGTGATTCTTGAGCCAAATGGAAATAATCCAGTACTAAAACTACTTGAACGGTTCTCGAAGTATCACATCGATCACGAAGAACGATCATTTTTCCCATCGCTGATCAGATCCTGGTTAGTCGATGCAAACTTCAAAGTTCGCTCAACCAAATTTTTGAATTTAGTTCCAATGTTTTGCCCTGACTGGATGGCAAATCTGCTAGAGCGTTGCACACCTATCGCCGAAAAACTCCCAGCACTTCGAAACTTCGCTTGCGGACAAATCGTAATTGTAGCGGAAAAATGA
- a CDS encoding class I SAM-dependent methyltransferase: protein MENITIERSCPVCASRTHKPFADERIEQDKLNDFSYASRKQPEFMCLRLVQCLNCDVIYAPSPPEKEFLSNAYSEAAYDSGPEAKAAAISYAKALKPHLRQITNREAAVDVGAGSGPLLPWLSEQGFHPVMGIEPSRAAIEAAPPNVQAMLREGMFSQELLAGIRPSLICSFMTLEHISDPSELANTAFEVLEKNGMLAVVVHNWRAPLNRALGLRSPIIDVEHLQLFSEKSLRVLLSKAGFEKIKVNTISNSYPLRYWLRLTPLPQRLKKTITRALEFIKIADLKIPIRVGNMIAVGVKIKEQK, encoded by the coding sequence ATGGAAAACATAACTATAGAACGTAGTTGCCCGGTTTGTGCAAGTCGCACTCACAAGCCTTTCGCTGATGAACGTATTGAGCAAGATAAGCTCAACGATTTCAGCTACGCCTCTCGAAAGCAACCTGAATTTATGTGCCTGAGACTCGTCCAGTGCCTCAATTGTGATGTCATCTACGCACCCTCTCCACCAGAGAAAGAGTTTCTTTCAAATGCCTATTCAGAAGCTGCGTATGATTCCGGCCCAGAGGCCAAAGCGGCCGCAATAAGCTATGCGAAAGCACTCAAACCACACCTTAGACAAATAACAAATCGCGAAGCTGCGGTCGATGTAGGAGCCGGTAGCGGCCCATTACTTCCCTGGCTATCAGAGCAGGGTTTCCATCCCGTTATGGGGATAGAGCCTTCGCGTGCCGCGATTGAAGCAGCTCCTCCCAACGTACAAGCGATGTTAAGGGAGGGTATGTTTTCGCAGGAGTTACTCGCCGGTATCAGGCCGTCCTTAATATGCTCTTTTATGACTTTAGAGCACATATCAGATCCAAGTGAACTGGCCAATACCGCATTTGAAGTCCTCGAAAAAAACGGAATGTTGGCAGTGGTTGTACATAACTGGCGAGCCCCGTTAAATCGTGCATTGGGTCTGCGCTCGCCGATTATTGATGTAGAGCACTTACAGCTTTTCAGTGAAAAATCACTCCGCGTACTCTTATCAAAAGCAGGGTTTGAAAAAATAAAAGTTAACACAATCAGCAACAGCTACCCCTTGCGTTACTGGTTGAGACTTACCCCCCTCCCTCAGCGTTTGAAGAAAACTATCACCCGCGCCCTTGAGTTTATAAAAATTGCGGATTTGAAAATCCCGATTCGCGTGGGAAACATGATTGCCGTTGGCGTAAAAATTAAGGAGCAAAAATAA
- a CDS encoding NAD-dependent epimerase/dehydratase family protein, with product MSKNKNILDLEGPILIIGASGFIGANLLRACLEKRDDVLGTVFSGDSWRLDGIAAPHIAFLNLEDQTSVKSLFNRFTPKTVFDCSSFGAYSFEDDYERIHTTNYVSFIRLMELVSELDLAAYIHAGSSSEYGLNSDAPSEGTPLIPNSHYSVSKAATSHAIAYYGKVRKIPVVNLRLYSVYGPYEDSSRLIPVLCEHSLRGTLPTFARAQVTRDFIHVDDVCASFVEAAIQMSERVAGESFNIGTGIQTSLVELAGISRKIFNINVDPDFNPEAGRAWDVEHWCANINKAKEVLNWSPQISLENGLALTQRWWKEQLASFDFSKLTKKNTTRKEKNSVSAIIACYKDEQAIPIMHEQLVSVFNRLGLDYEIIFVNDCSPDNSAEVIREISARDPHVMGITHSRNFGSQSAFRSGMELASKEACVLLDGDLQDPPALIEDFVREWRVGADVVYGTRVKREMPFMLEACYRAFYKIFSAMSEVPIPKNAGDFSLIDSNVVYWLLQCQERDAFLRGLRAYVGFKQVGVDYSRPERMFGRSTNNWVKNIGWAKKGIFSFSRIPLHMLTALGGIACIGTVILATVSVLERFIVPDSVPKGLTFISLLVMFFGSFSILGIGLLGEYIGKIFEETKARPAFIRNSLITRGEIRQAQRNKRRQ from the coding sequence ATGAGCAAAAATAAGAATATATTAGATCTTGAAGGTCCAATTCTTATTATTGGAGCAAGCGGATTTATTGGTGCAAATCTCCTCCGCGCATGCCTTGAAAAGAGAGACGACGTTCTCGGAACAGTTTTTTCAGGAGATTCTTGGCGACTCGATGGTATCGCAGCGCCCCATATAGCTTTCTTAAACCTGGAAGATCAGACAAGTGTAAAATCACTGTTTAATCGGTTCACACCAAAGACGGTTTTTGACTGTTCGTCCTTCGGCGCCTATTCGTTTGAGGACGATTACGAACGAATACACACAACAAATTACGTGAGCTTCATCCGATTGATGGAGCTAGTCAGTGAACTCGATCTGGCTGCTTATATTCATGCCGGTAGCTCCTCCGAATACGGGTTGAACTCGGACGCCCCCTCAGAGGGCACACCACTGATTCCAAACAGCCATTACTCTGTAAGCAAAGCCGCAACAAGCCACGCAATAGCTTATTACGGGAAAGTAAGAAAAATACCTGTAGTAAACCTACGTTTATATTCTGTATATGGCCCGTATGAAGACAGTTCCCGCCTAATCCCCGTACTGTGCGAACATAGCCTTAGAGGGACACTCCCGACGTTCGCCAGAGCCCAAGTAACAAGGGACTTCATACATGTAGATGACGTATGCGCGTCGTTTGTAGAAGCGGCTATACAAATGAGTGAACGAGTCGCAGGAGAGTCGTTCAATATAGGTACGGGCATTCAGACATCTTTGGTCGAACTCGCCGGGATCAGCAGAAAAATATTCAACATTAATGTGGATCCAGATTTCAATCCAGAGGCGGGCAGAGCGTGGGACGTCGAGCATTGGTGTGCAAATATTAACAAGGCAAAAGAAGTACTGAACTGGTCTCCCCAGATATCCCTTGAGAATGGGTTAGCATTAACTCAAAGATGGTGGAAAGAACAGCTTGCATCTTTTGACTTTTCAAAGCTAACTAAAAAAAATACCACACGAAAAGAAAAAAATTCAGTTTCAGCCATCATTGCTTGTTACAAAGATGAACAGGCAATTCCAATCATGCATGAACAATTGGTCAGCGTATTTAACCGCCTGGGACTCGATTACGAAATCATCTTCGTAAACGATTGCTCACCCGATAATAGCGCGGAAGTAATCAGAGAAATCAGCGCACGCGACCCTCATGTCATGGGGATCACACACTCGAGAAATTTTGGGTCGCAATCGGCATTCCGAAGCGGAATGGAGTTAGCCAGCAAAGAGGCATGCGTTCTCTTGGATGGCGATCTACAAGATCCTCCGGCCCTGATCGAGGACTTTGTCCGTGAGTGGCGAGTTGGCGCTGATGTAGTCTATGGCACACGCGTTAAACGTGAGATGCCATTCATGCTGGAGGCGTGCTATCGCGCGTTTTATAAAATCTTCTCCGCAATGAGTGAAGTTCCAATTCCGAAAAATGCCGGAGACTTTTCACTTATAGATAGCAATGTCGTGTATTGGCTACTTCAATGCCAAGAGAGGGATGCCTTTTTACGAGGCCTACGTGCGTACGTAGGTTTTAAGCAGGTCGGTGTCGACTACTCACGTCCTGAAAGAATGTTTGGGCGTAGCACAAACAACTGGGTCAAAAATATTGGATGGGCAAAAAAAGGAATTTTTTCATTTTCCCGAATACCGTTGCACATGCTTACTGCCCTCGGCGGCATAGCATGTATAGGCACTGTTATCTTAGCTACAGTTAGCGTTCTAGAGCGTTTTATAGTACCTGACAGTGTGCCCAAAGGTTTGACTTTTATTTCATTACTGGTGATGTTTTTCGGTTCATTCTCAATTCTGGGAATTGGACTGCTTGGCGAATACATTGGTAAAATATTCGAAGAAACAAAAGCTCGGCCCGCGTTCATCAGAAACTCGCTGATCACACGTGGTGAAATCAGGCAAGCGCAACGCAACAAACGACGTCAGTGA
- a CDS encoding transketolase family protein, whose protein sequence is MRKAFSSSVVSKKDLDSYFFLTGDLGYMALEDVEKKMAERFINAGVAEQNMIGVAGGLAREGFKVIVYSIAPFCYARPFEQIRNDLCLSQLPVCLVGNGGGYAYGHMGPTHHALEDCAAMKALGVRVLVPAFDADIEPMLEVLESPTYLRLGYDARPSEQTLPKYAPWREVLHGKAGAIAALGPLAGVAWGALLNIPADERPAVWAVTEFNSDKIPDLFWNQVENNRMFVIEEHVAEGGLGAELAYAMIKKRVSPAHFTHRYALRYPSGRFGSQDFHRRECGIDAAGITTMLEETNNEQK, encoded by the coding sequence ATGAGAAAAGCCTTTTCGTCCAGCGTAGTGTCAAAAAAGGATCTTGATTCCTACTTTTTTTTGACCGGGGATCTTGGTTACATGGCCCTGGAGGATGTAGAAAAAAAAATGGCGGAGAGATTCATCAATGCCGGTGTAGCGGAACAAAACATGATAGGGGTAGCCGGGGGCCTTGCCCGTGAAGGATTCAAGGTTATCGTCTACAGCATCGCGCCCTTTTGTTACGCCCGCCCCTTCGAGCAAATAAGAAACGATCTGTGTTTGTCACAACTACCAGTCTGCTTGGTGGGCAATGGTGGTGGTTACGCATATGGACACATGGGGCCGACACACCATGCACTGGAGGATTGTGCTGCGATGAAAGCGCTAGGAGTCAGGGTACTTGTTCCTGCTTTCGATGCAGACATTGAACCGATGCTTGAAGTGCTTGAATCGCCGACATATCTACGCCTTGGATACGACGCACGTCCCAGCGAGCAGACACTACCCAAATACGCGCCGTGGCGTGAAGTCTTGCATGGCAAAGCTGGTGCAATTGCAGCACTGGGCCCGTTGGCAGGCGTTGCGTGGGGGGCACTACTGAATATTCCTGCGGATGAAAGGCCCGCAGTGTGGGCAGTAACAGAGTTTAATAGCGATAAAATTCCAGACTTATTTTGGAACCAAGTTGAAAATAATAGAATGTTCGTTATAGAGGAACACGTCGCTGAAGGCGGACTAGGAGCGGAGTTGGCTTATGCGATGATAAAGAAAAGAGTTAGCCCCGCACATTTCACTCACCGATACGCGCTTAGGTATCCAAGCGGTCGCTTTGGCTCCCAAGACTTTCATCGCCGTGAATGCGGAATTGATGCTGCCGGCATAACAACTATGCTTGAAGAGACAAACAATGAGCAAAAATAA
- a CDS encoding transketolase, with translation MDTAFQELLTNTKLRLLKMHREANAGHLGGNFSCIDALMTLHHKVMAEHDRFILSKGHSAGALYATLWSQGKLSDTDLATFSKDNSLLPGHPSGRGIPGLLFSTGSLGHGPSLAAGVAVALKQKKSDQRVFCLCSDGEWQEGSCWEALTFSTHNRLDNLTILIDQNGLQGYGYTKDVVSYDDLTSRLLAFGAQVQTVNGHNTQEIENALKTASQNQPNIVVLNTVKGRDLHYEGKMESHYLPLTEEQYLLACSKIKGRKPL, from the coding sequence ATGGACACTGCTTTTCAAGAGCTGCTGACAAATACGAAATTACGCTTATTAAAAATGCATCGCGAAGCGAACGCAGGGCATTTAGGTGGTAATTTTTCATGTATCGACGCCCTGATGACATTGCATCACAAAGTCATGGCAGAACATGATCGCTTTATATTATCAAAAGGGCATTCTGCAGGAGCCCTATACGCAACGCTTTGGAGCCAAGGAAAACTGAGCGACACTGATTTGGCGACTTTCAGCAAAGACAACTCCCTCCTCCCCGGCCATCCGAGTGGTAGAGGTATCCCAGGCCTTCTTTTTTCAACAGGGTCACTCGGACATGGCCCCTCTCTGGCAGCAGGTGTTGCTGTCGCCCTCAAACAGAAAAAGTCAGATCAACGTGTTTTCTGCTTGTGTTCCGACGGAGAGTGGCAGGAAGGGAGTTGCTGGGAAGCGCTTACTTTTTCAACTCATAATCGACTCGACAATTTAACAATCCTTATCGATCAAAATGGATTGCAAGGTTATGGGTATACGAAAGACGTCGTAAGTTATGATGACCTAACCTCCAGACTGCTGGCATTTGGCGCACAGGTCCAAACAGTCAATGGCCATAACACCCAAGAAATTGAGAACGCATTAAAAACCGCCTCACAAAACCAACCAAACATTGTCGTCTTGAATACAGTAAAAGGTCGCGACCTTCATTATGAAGGAAAGATGGAATCACACTATTTGCCGCTTACCGAAGAGCAATACCTGTTGGCCTGCTCGAAAATAAAGGGACGTAAGCCATTATGA
- a CDS encoding ComEA family DNA-binding protein, with translation MYRKACFSSLIFAVLTCLSLSISAAPSARSEVTPSTVSTSKLVEDTGKVNINSADLETLRRDLFGIGAAKAKAIVAFRDSNGPFTAVDQLLEVKGIGKALLEKNRDRLVTE, from the coding sequence ATGTATCGTAAAGCGTGTTTTTCTTCCTTGATTTTTGCTGTTCTTACCTGCCTTTCACTCTCAATTTCTGCCGCACCCTCTGCCAGGTCCGAGGTTACTCCGTCCACAGTCAGCACTTCCAAATTGGTTGAAGACACCGGTAAGGTGAATATAAATTCCGCTGATCTTGAGACTCTGCGTCGCGATCTTTTTGGCATTGGCGCAGCCAAAGCAAAGGCGATTGTTGCTTTTCGTGACAGCAACGGGCCTTTCACTGCCGTAGATCAACTGTTGGAGGTGAAGGGGATCGGCAAGGCGCTGCTGGAGAAAAATCGCGATAGATTGGTAACCGAATAG
- a CDS encoding TetR/AcrR family transcriptional regulator, which yields MRYSPDHKAQTHQRIIKEASVRFRRDGIGATGLQPLMKALNLTHGGFYAHFKSKDELVEKALQAAAAELDVHCEMLFSQERPLEAFIDSYLSEWHLTSPDQGCPLPTMSSELGLRGQHSATTDVVLGARVKQIEAALLNGGKGGADALVIMSTLVGALVLARSVEDSTLAARIMDVARERLKTQVAEKQKASQ from the coding sequence ATGCGTTATTCACCCGACCACAAAGCCCAGACCCACCAACGCATCATCAAGGAAGCCTCTGTACGCTTTCGCCGCGATGGCATCGGCGCTACGGGCCTACAGCCATTGATGAAAGCGCTGAACCTCACGCATGGCGGGTTTTACGCGCACTTCAAGTCGAAGGACGAACTGGTAGAGAAGGCGCTGCAGGCTGCTGCGGCAGAGCTGGATGTTCATTGCGAGATGCTGTTCAGCCAGGAGCGGCCACTGGAAGCGTTTATTGACAGCTACCTGTCGGAGTGGCATCTGACCTCCCCCGATCAAGGCTGCCCGCTGCCAACCATGTCTTCTGAACTGGGACTTAGAGGCCAGCACAGTGCAACGACGGATGTGGTGCTTGGTGCACGGGTCAAGCAGATTGAAGCGGCTCTGTTGAATGGTGGAAAAGGCGGTGCCGACGCCCTGGTGATAATGTCAACACTGGTAGGCGCATTGGTGCTGGCGCGGAGTGTGGAGGATTCGACATTAGCAGCAAGGATCATGGATGTAGCGCGAGAGCGGTTGAAAACACAGGTAGCGGAAAAACAGAAGGCCAGTCAATGA
- a CDS encoding GntR family transcriptional regulator — protein MTLSLSLADQIALELRADIIGGRLLPGMPLVEVELVKAYCASRNTIREALHRLGQEGLTRYVRNKGVMVRRLERNEVRDLFVVRRTLELQAIAQSGPLTEAQSERMQNAIDATTLAREREDWRAVATHSLVFHQQIVALMRSPLFDGFFAQVIAQLRLVFCAAPDEQRFQSPWLERDREIFTLLVQQDRPAAGEAMSLYLDDSEHLSLALFNHP, from the coding sequence ATGACGCTCAGTTTGTCTTTAGCCGACCAGATCGCCCTTGAGCTTCGCGCCGATATCATCGGTGGGCGGCTGTTGCCTGGGATGCCGTTGGTCGAGGTAGAACTGGTGAAGGCTTACTGCGCCTCGCGCAATACCATCCGTGAAGCGTTGCATCGCCTGGGCCAGGAAGGGCTGACGCGCTATGTGCGCAACAAAGGCGTAATGGTCCGACGTCTGGAACGAAACGAGGTGCGTGATTTGTTTGTGGTCCGTCGCACCCTGGAACTGCAGGCCATCGCCCAAAGTGGTCCCCTGACAGAGGCTCAGTCCGAGCGTATGCAAAACGCTATCGACGCGACCACCCTGGCCCGTGAGCGCGAAGATTGGCGCGCTGTGGCCACCCATAGCCTGGTGTTTCACCAACAGATTGTCGCGCTGATGCGCAGCCCCTTATTCGACGGTTTTTTTGCCCAGGTCATCGCCCAGCTGCGTCTGGTGTTTTGCGCCGCGCCTGATGAGCAGCGTTTTCAATCGCCGTGGTTGGAGCGCGATCGTGAGATTTTCACCTTATTGGTCCAGCAGGACAGACCGGCAGCAGGGGAGGCGATGAGCTTGTACCTGGATGATTCGGAGCACCTGTCATTGGCCTTGTTTAACCACCCCTGA
- a CDS encoding urea carboxylase-associated family protein has protein sequence MYKDYPAAYQVSKGSALQVDTAFYERIRDRKDQRRLVEQFEVPIRTGRAWKVPAGHVFRVTTPVGPQVGDFNVWNANDPRERLWAARTRQLQGAHVSTHDRLWSNLPFLRPLVTITDDSLASYGIDEHGGRLHDLLGTRCDPYVNRMLTGEDFHHHCHSNLTRAVLPHGLTEFDVHDVLNIFQCTGLNHDDMYFMKACPAQKGDYLEFFAEIDLLCALSTCPGGDLSLPMWGPEAQDPLTVCRPLGVEIYKLEDELLNGWSQPERAAYKGQHGLHIAKAAWE, from the coding sequence ATGTACAAAGACTATCCGGCCGCTTACCAGGTCAGTAAAGGTTCGGCGTTGCAGGTCGACACGGCGTTTTACGAGCGCATTCGTGACCGAAAAGATCAGCGCAGGCTGGTTGAGCAGTTTGAGGTGCCGATTCGCACGGGCCGGGCGTGGAAGGTGCCGGCCGGGCATGTGTTCCGTGTGACCACGCCGGTCGGCCCGCAGGTTGGAGACTTCAACGTGTGGAACGCCAACGACCCTCGCGAGCGCTTGTGGGCGGCCCGTACGCGCCAGTTGCAGGGGGCGCATGTCAGTACTCATGACCGGTTATGGTCGAACCTCCCATTCCTACGGCCTCTGGTGACGATCACTGACGACAGTTTGGCCAGCTACGGTATAGACGAACATGGCGGGCGCTTGCACGACTTGCTGGGTACACGTTGCGATCCCTACGTGAACCGCATGCTCACTGGCGAAGACTTCCACCACCATTGCCATTCGAACTTGACCCGTGCGGTGTTGCCCCATGGTCTGACGGAATTCGACGTGCATGACGTGCTGAATATTTTCCAGTGCACCGGCCTCAATCATGACGACATGTATTTCATGAAGGCTTGCCCGGCGCAGAAGGGCGATTACCTGGAGTTTTTTGCCGAGATTGATTTGCTGTGCGCGCTGTCGACGTGCCCCGGTGGGGATTTGTCTTTGCCGATGTGGGGGCCAGAGGCACAGGACCCGCTGACGGTGTGTCGTCCGCTGGGAGTCGAGATCTACAAGCTGGAGGACGAATTGCTGAACGGCTGGAGCCAGCCGGAACGTGCTGCTTACAAGGGGCAGCACGGGTTGCATATTGCCAAGGCGGCTTGGGAGTAG
- a CDS encoding DUF2897 family protein, with protein sequence MPWYAWLIMVVAIGSIVGGLMMLRDSANKVELTDEQRKRVAERNAQADAKDAQDR encoded by the coding sequence ATGCCGTGGTATGCGTGGTTGATTATGGTAGTTGCGATCGGGTCGATCGTCGGTGGGCTGATGATGCTGCGTGACAGCGCCAACAAGGTGGAACTCACCGACGAACAACGTAAGCGCGTGGCCGAGCGCAACGCCCAGGCGGATGCCAAGGATGCGCAGGATCGCTGA